The following proteins are co-located in the Larimichthys crocea isolate SSNF chromosome XXIV, L_crocea_2.0, whole genome shotgun sequence genome:
- the bend3 gene encoding BEN domain-containing protein 3, which yields MNSSEHGEVSDEAMLEKEHKHVQDVKEEMEDFAICEPPDGNDGGGSPGTAEAGKRSSAEMGAHTNQSTSSKRVRVSGEMRRHLIDDSGMHEPLCLTTTGEKRDCVQQKSRFSYRKPLFSISHRISDKRNTPSLEQQASHGAGNQLSYSSILSSKLQSSEENGTMETFPISDTLGQASSTDSNLYPLIEKMFLILNTLNSSMTQLHSKVDLLTLEVMRIKKQIKPADMVTEFQPPPEYLLTSDELNQLMEQTSSAGELGCRLLVHLFPELFKARECSQECMASKRTLESLHLQLIRNYVEVCYPSVKTNSVWQEECLLQINDLFNRFWAQRDMDSARLLRKQTITGAGIKAEHPQTYHFINEQGQEEHISLDNQQSNLPVSDLSFNTQATEELDEFSSPEDFVVFLMHRLFPEVFEEGKMPEGSTSFNSVGQLILDSDKMEIIRKYMEANFPDVPEDSWLQVCIQHMEDALEGPHSNGNGSELDNINDESYDLASLPEDVSIIKVPEAGDYERPNRKSKKSLLTPVDFDNLEIPLPDFTVPHEYLLSREQLKNNYECSLSIGNFASRLLVLMFPELFTHENTRKQYNCSGSLGKKQLDPVRVNLIRHYVQLVYPRAKNDRVWMLEFVGKLDERCRRRDTEQRRSYLQQRKVYGQDSEQDFLCQLNQLNPDSMREDADIPSLPPEKSSKDFCKIPLDELTVSTPDFPVPSVYLLSDTEVREIVQQSLSVGNFAARLLVRLFPELFTPENLRLQYNHSGACNKKQLDPIRLRLIRHYVEAVYPVDKMEEVWHYECVPSIDERCRRPNRKKCDILKKAKRSSTVS from the exons CGGAAATGATGGAGGAGGATCTCCTGGGACGGCTGAGGCTGGTAAACGTTCATCCGCAGAGATGGGTGCTCACACAAACCAGTCCACCAGCAGCAAGAGAGTCAGAGTCTCTGGCGAG ATGAGACGGCACTTGATAGATGACAGCGGCATGCATGAGCCTCTTTGCCTCACCACAACTGGAGAGAAGAGGGATTGTGTCCAGCAGAAATCCAGATTCTCCTACAGAAAGCCTCTCTTCAGCATCTCCCACAGGATCTCGGACAAGAGGAACACGCCGAGTCTGGAGCAGCAGGCCAGTCATGGTGCCGGGAATCAGCTTAGCTACAGCAGCATCCTCTCATCCAAGCTGCAAAGTTCAGAGGAAAATGGCACAATGGAGACCTTTCCCATCTCGGACACTTTAGGCCAAGCTTCGTCAACCGACTCGAACCTTTATCCGCTgattgagaaaatgtttctcattCTCAACACCCTCAATTCAAGCATGACACAACTGCACAGCAAAGTGGACTTACTAACCCTTGAGGTCATGCGAATAAAGAAGCAGATCAAACCAGCGGACATGGTGACAGAGTTCCAGCCTCCTCCTGAGTATTTGCTAACAAGTGATGAATTGAACCAGCTGATGGAACAGACATCCAGCGCTGGGGAGCTTGGGTGTCGGCTGCTGGTGCATCTTTTCCCGGAGCTGTTCAAAGCCAGGGAGTGCTCCCAAGAATGCATGGCAAGTAAGAGAACACTTGAGTCTCTACATCTGCAGCTGATCCGCAACTACGTTGAGGTATGCTACCCTTCGGTCAAGACCAACAGTGTCTGGCAGGAAGAATGCCTCCTTCAGATTAATGACTTATTTAATCGTTTCTGGGCTCAGAGGGACATGGATAGTGCTCGGCTGCTTAGGAAGCAGACAATCACAGGTGCTGGGATAAAGGCTGAGCATCCTCAAACCTATCATTTCATCAATGAGCAGGGCCAGGAGGAGCATATCTCTTTAGATAACCAGCAGAGCAACCTGCCTGTGTCAGACCTTTCTTTCAATACACAAGCTACAGAGGAGCTGGATGAGTTCTCTTCCCCCGAggactttgttgtttttcttatgcATCGTCTTTTCCCTGaggtttttgaagaggggaaaaTGCCAGAAGGCTCCACAAGTTTCAATAGCGTGGGGCAGCTAATTCTGGATTCTGACAAGAtggaaataataagaaaatacatGGAAGCTAATTTTCCTGATGTGCCTGAGGACAGCTGGCTTCAGGTGTGCATTCAGCATATGGAGGATGCACTCGAGGGTCCTCACAGTAATGGCAATGGGAGCGAACTTGACAATATCAACGATGAGAGCTATGACCTGGCCAGCCTTCCCGAAGATGTTTCTATAATTAAGGTTCCAGAGGCGGGTGATTATGAAAGGCCCAATCGAAAGTCCAAAAAGTCACTGTTGACACCTGTGGATTTTGACAATCTGGAGATCCCTCTTCCTGACTTCACTGTTCCCCACGAGTACCTCCTGTCGAGGGAACAGCTGAAGAACAACTATGAATGTAGCTTGTCAATTGGGAACTTTGCTTCTCGGCTGCTGGTGCTCATGTTCCCAGAGCTCTTCACCCACGAGAACACACGGAAGCAGTACAACTGCAGTGGTTCTCTTGGTAAAAAACAGCTCGACCCCGTTCGTGTAAATCTGATCCGTCATTATGTGCAGTTGGTCTACCCTCGGGCCAAGAACGACAGAGTTTGGATGTTGGAATTTGTGGGCAAACTTGACGAGAGGTGCAGGAGACGTGACACGGAGCAGAGAAGATCCTACTTGCAGCAGCGCAAAGTGTATGGCCAAGATTCAGAGCAGGACTTTCTTTGCCAGCTGAACCAGCTCAATCCAGATAGCATGAGGGAGGATGCAGATATTCCCTCTTTGCCCCCTGAGAAAAGTAGCAAAGACTTTTGTAAAATACCCCTGGACGAACTGACTGTATCCACTCCTGACTTCCCCGTTCCTTCTGTGTATCTGCTCTCAGACACAGAGGTACGGGAAATTGTCCAGCAGAGTCTCTCTGTTGGGAACTTTGCTGCCCGCCTGTTGGTGCGCCTCTTCCCCGAGCTCTTCACCCCGGAGAACCTGCGGCTGCAATACAACCATTCAGGAGCCTGCAACAAAAAGCAGCTCGACCCTATCCGCCTCAGATTGATTCGTCACTATGTGGAAGCAGTGTATCCTGTGGATAAAATGGAGGAGGTGTGGCACTACGAATGTGTGCCAAGCATCGATGAACGCTGCAGGCGCCCAAATCGCAAGAAGTGTGACATTCTTAAGAAGGCCAAGAGGTCGAGCACTGTGTCCTAG